From Anopheles funestus chromosome 3RL, idAnoFuneDA-416_04, whole genome shotgun sequence, a single genomic window includes:
- the LOC125771481 gene encoding 60S ribosomal protein L22, which produces MGPKKPSEKPAGQPAEKKEKKPAAAAATASGSGEKKPAAEKKPAPEKKPAAAEKKPAAEKKPAAEKKPAAEKKPAAEKKPAAEKKPAEEKKAEKRAAPAGDSKAAPKKKAPAAAAAAGTSKPAGDAKKPAAAAGAAAPKKGAKAAPAAAAAAAAAASKKKPAEKKATAAAATKAKAAAKPAKGAKAAAGAGAKAGKPAAAAAGGKAKAAGTGTKKPTKRVNGKKTTKSPRPKLTKEQIKAKIQKGIQKARTTAMLRAKRARTKLIKGPYGTVLRRIRTSVHFKRPKTLRLPRRPKYPRKSVAKRSRMDAYNIIKYPLTTEAAMKKIEDNNTLVFLIHLRANKNHVKAAVRKLYDVKVLKINTLVRPDGKKKAYVRLTRDYDALDIANKIGII; this is translated from the exons ATGGGTCCGAAGAAACCGTCTGAGAAGCCCG CCGGCCAACCGgccgaaaagaaagagaagaaaccgGCAGCCGCCGCCGCAACGGCTTCCGGATCTGGTGAGAAGAAACCAGCAGCGGAGAAAAAGCCTGCGCCGGAGAAAAAGCCTGCCGCAGCTGAAAAGAAACCCGCAGCGGAGAAGAAACCCGCAGCGGAAAAGAAGCCCGCAGCGGAGAAGAAGCCCGCAGCAGAGAAGAAACCTGCCGCTGAAAAGAAACCCGCTGAGGAGAAGAAGGCAGAGAAACGTGCCGCTCCAGCTGGTGATAGCAAGGCCGCACCGAAGAAGAAGGCTCcggccgctgctgctgccgctggaactaGCAAGCCTGCTGGCGATGCCAAGAAACCCGCTGCGGCCGCTGGTGCCGCTGCCCCTAAGAAGGGAGCCAAGGCTGCACCGGCTGCCgctgccgccgccgccgcagCTGCTAGCAAGAAGAAGCCAGCCGAAAAGAAGGCTACCGCTGCCGCTGCCACCAAGGCTAAGGCTGCTGCTAAGCCGGCCAAGGGCGCAAAGGCTGCCGCTGGCGCTGGAGCTAAGGCAGGCAAacctgctgcagctgctgccggTGGAAAGGCGAAGGCTGCTGGAACCGGTACGAAGAAACCCACGAAAAGGGTCAATGGCAAGAAGACTACCAAGAGTCCCAGGCCCAAGCTGACGAAGGAGCAGATTAAGGCAAAGATCCAGAAGGGTATCCAGAAGGCTCGTACCACCGCTATGCTGCGGGCCAAGCGTGCCAGGACCAAG CTGATCAAGGGTCCTTATGGAACCGTGTTGCGTAGGATTCGCACATCGGTGCACTTCAAGCGGCCGAAGACCCTTCGCCTTCCACGTCGTCCGAAGTACCCGAGGAAGTCCGTCGCCAAGCGCAGCCG CATGGATGCGTACAATATAATCAAGTACCCGTTGACGACTGAAGCAGCGATGAAGAAGATCGAGGATAACAACACGCTTGTCTTCTTGATTCACCTGCGCGCCAACAAGAACCACGTCAAGGCCGCCGTAAGGAAGCTGTACGACGTTAAGGTGCTGAAGATCAACACGCTGGTGCGACCGGACGGCAAGAAGAAGGCGTACGTTCGACTAACGCGCGACTACGACGCATTGGACATTGCCAACAAGATCGGCATCATCTAA